One region of Salvelinus namaycush isolate Seneca chromosome 3, SaNama_1.0, whole genome shotgun sequence genomic DNA includes:
- the LOC120044917 gene encoding progestin and adipoQ receptor family member 3-like — MPQKLKLHKSSHYIELGSYQYWPVLVPRGIRLYTFEQIPLFLKENPYITDGYRAHLTSKLCLKSIFVLSNETVNIWTHLLGFLLFFLLGVNDMSTVLPASGANREDYVIYCIGLFCFQVCMLCSVGYHLFSCHRSEKTCHRWLALDYAGISVGILGCYIPGVFYAFYCNIFWRQVYLVIVLALILAIFSAQIHPHYLSKEWQHLRTAIFCSVAGYGVIPAVHWVWLNGGFSSAVVQLFLPRVIVMYLIAGAAFLFYISKIPERCFPGQLNYLGASHQVWHVLVVFMFYWWHQTAVYIMNFRHNQPCPPLYTNSG, encoded by the exons ATGCCTCAAAAACTCAAGTTACACAAGAGTAGTCACTACATTGAGCTGGGGAGTTACCAGTACTGGCCAGTTCTGGTGCCTCGGGGAATACGCCTGTACACATTTGAACAGATCCCGTTGTTCTTGAAAGAAAACCCTTACATTACAGATGGATACAGAGCACActtgacatcaaaactatgtttAAAAAG CATCTTTGTGCTGTCCAATGAAACAGTCAACATATGGACTCATCTGTTGGGCTTCCTCCTGTTCTTCCTACTGGGGGTGAATGACATGTCTACAGTCCTGCCGGCTTCAGGTGCCAACAGAGAAGACTATGTCATCTACTGCATAGGACTTTTCTgctttcag GTGTGTATGCTGTGTTCAGTGGGGTATCACCTCTTTTCCTGCCACCGCTCAGAGAAGACGTGTCACCGCTGGTTGGCGCTGGACTATGCTGGAATCTCTGTGGGAATCCTGGGCTGTTACATTCCAGGGGTCTTCTATGCCTTCTACTGCAACATT TTCTGGAGACAGGTGTACTTGGTGATTGTTCTAGCGTTGATATTGGCCATATTCTCGGCTCAGATCCACCCTCACTACCTCTCTAAGGAGTGGCAACACCTGCGGACCGCCATCTTCTGCTCTGTGGCTGGCTACGGGGTCATCCCCGCTGTCCACTGGGTCTGGCTCAATGGAGGCTTTAGCTCCGCTGTCGTCCAG TTGTTCCTCCCTCGTGTGATTGTGATGTATTTGATAGCTGGAGCTGCGTTCCTCTTCTACATCTCTAAAATCCCAGAACGCTGCTTCCCAG GTCAGCTGAACTATCTGGGAGCCAGCCACCAGGTGTGGCATGTCCTGGTAGTGTTTATGTTCTACTGGTGGCACCAGACTGCTGTGTATATAATGAACTTCAGACACAACCAGCCATGccctcctctctacaccaatagtGGCTAG